From Plasmodium falciparum 3D7 genome assembly, chromosome: 9, one genomic window encodes:
- a CDS encoding serine/threonine protein kinase, FIKK family: MLILMRMLIFASLIIVFINVENKAIGNLNLVNVNVRSLCAKNEKFVAKKKKKKSIFTKIRVKGSKTLEGFLCDTLNGIIFKSTKEKSDNESIDKDSDESISYMEEIDVNNEEDNNVNLCRYNNMIDNNSINVLENVNNPPKVIYNWKLGKDSLLKMLCMSKDYSINGVNYENWKLSPIDFGDMDDISKKKKKNMYKSIICSPKGNSINNTKVFIKKINIKDWLKLFNCMEKYDGEYMYTKDNFVMEAVALSFLEEYHKGITPKLHKILFEPDDNEFYENVSSDYMFSSLDNFNKILSNGLEKNLDGNIVIVSELYGDDIKNYKKKMRKVYPKVFNKKSKKKILFECLKLIDKLHDTGLSHLDFTPENILISDNFEFRICDFGKSTPLYTNKIRHIKKVNTMCSFESCSPYVGKVPFIPPECLKLYKLFRERSIREPLKYLHSIRDTEERRKYYFDVTSADKYMLGILFIWIWNDHHLWECSDPLTDKNYMKFEKNNMSLDTFRVTKSWPEDIKIMIKNLIDIKYRKNIKLKNLIKHPWWFKN, translated from the exons GTGTTTATTAATGTAGAGAATAAAGCAATTGGAAACTTAAATTTGGTCAATGTAAATGTAAGGAGTTTATGTGCTAAGAATGAAAAGTTTgttgcaaaaaaaaaaaagaagaagagtATATTTACTAAAATACGTGTAAAAGGTAGCAAAACGTTAGAAGGATTTCTTTGTGATACATTAAATGGAATAATATTCAAAagtacaaaagaaaaaagtgaTAATGAATCAATTGATAAAGATAGTGACGAATCAATATCATATATGGAAGAAATTGATGTAAATAATGAGGAagataataatgttaatttatgtcgttataataatatgatagataataatagtataaatGTTTTAGAAAATGTGAATAATCCACCTAAAGTGATATATAATTGGAAATTGGGTAAAGACTCATTACTTAAAATGTTATGTATGTCAAAAGATTATTCTATAAATGGTGTGAATTATGAAAATTGGAAATTATCTCCTATAGATTTTGGTGATATGGATGatataagtaaaaaaaaaaaaaaaaatatgtacaagTCAATAATTTGTTCACCAAAAGGAaatagtataaataatactaaagtgttcattaaaaaaataaatattaaggATTGGTTAAAACTATTTAATTGTATGGAAAAATATGATGGggaatatatgtatactaaAGATAATTTTGTTATGGAGGCAGTggctttatcatttttagaAGAATATCATAAAGGAATAACACCAaaattacataaaatattatttgaacctgatgataatgaattttatgaaaatgtATCTTCAGATTATATGTTTAGTAGTTTAGATAATTTCAATAAGATATTAAGTAATGgattagaaaaaaatttagatGGTAATATTGTAATTGTATCTGAATTATATGGTGACgatataaagaattataagaaaaaaatgcgAAAAGTGTACCCAAaagtttttaataaaaaaagtaaaaaaaaaattcttttcgAATGCTTAAAATTAATAGATAAATTACATGATACTGGATTATCACATTTAGATTTTACTccagaaaatattttaatttcagATAATTTTGAATTTCGAATATGTGATTTTGGTAAATCTACACCTCTATATACCAATAAAATAAggcatataaaaaaagtgaaTACTATGTGCTCATTTGAATCCTGTTCTCCATATGTGGGAAAAGTGCCTTTCATACCACCTGAatgtttaaaattatataaacttTTTCGTGAACGTTCTATACGTGAaccattaaaatatttacatagtATTAGGGACACGGAAGAAAGaaggaaatattattttgatgtCACTAGTGCTGATAAGTATATGCTtggtattttatttatttggatATGGAATGATCATCATTTATGGGAGTGTTCTGACCCATTAAcagataaaaattatatgaagtttgaaaaaaataatatgagtCTGGATACATTCAGAGTTACTAAATCGTGGCCAGaggatataaaaattatgataaag aacttgattgatataaaatataggaaaaatattaaattgaaGAATTTAATTAAGCATCCCTGGTggtttaaaaattaa